From the Anopheles stephensi strain Indian chromosome X, UCI_ANSTEP_V1.0, whole genome shotgun sequence genome, the window ACGGGGCCCGCTGCTCGGTGTGCTGCTACTGCCGCTTAAATGATTTTGCCCCGCTGTGTGttgcattttctttctctctccttctctctctctctctcgctctcgttgtCTCGCTCGCGCGAACCGATAATAATGCAAAGAGGCTGCCCGTCTTGTGTCCAGCTTTTGACATGTGTTGTGTCGTAAAACCGTCTCGAACCGGGGCTAATAATAGTAGGCAACGGCTGTCGCTTGCGGTAAGAAAAAGCGATGCATTTTCTGGTggatattaaattatttaaccaTTTTACGAGAGTTCGCGTCGCACCCTGTTGCTGTGTGGTGCTGCCTGCTCGCCACCGGAGATGATGATGCACGGGATGGATGGAGAAATTGATGGCCATTTTAAACAGAAACCCAAAGTGGGTTTCGGTTTTATGAGGCAAAGCGCAAAAATAACTTCACCCTTTAGGTTAACCACGCTGGAGGGGGGGAGCCCAGTGTAGTTATAATGCGGGGGAGAGAACATACATACGTACCTCGGGCCGGCCAGACACACAACCCAGGTGGCGTGTAGTTTTGTGCTGTTACAGATGAAATAAAGCGTTTGCCTGTGGTGCATGTACAGTAACGGACAAAACAATAAGACGACTGGCTTACTTATAACAAAGCTAAGCTAATTCCGAAATTTGGGGAAAGATCAGTAATAGCTTCAGTTTTTTAtcgccattttattttaagtgattCGACAACTGCTTCGGGATCAAAATTTGATACTGAAGTCGCTACTGAATGACTGACCAGTCTTCCAGTCCATGATTGATCCCAAACTCAGGAAAATTTTACAACGGACAAAGCTGAGACTCTCGTCCCTATCTCTGGACGAAACTGTGACTGATAGTCCTAGTACTTCCTAGTCGTAGTAATCTCAGACTGTTGGACTCTTTATAAAACTAACTTATTCCTCTTAGCCCGCGGTCAAGAGGAGCATgctcagagagagagagggagactAAAAATTAACCTCTGCAACGTCGAAGTTCCTCGAGCTGTATTTCAGAATAAATCTCACTAGGGTTGTGGTGGGcaggtcatgtcatgagaatgacaccggacgacctagTCCACAAAGTCCACATGAACAGAGAAGAGGCCCGATAGATTGAAAGTAAGATAAACTTAATAACAAACTCTGTAAATATTGATTTAAACTTGTTAagcatttaaatttgttcaactGATAACCTCTCGTCCAGCACTGTAGTTGCATCGTCCAGCCTCCCAGACGTATGATGATCGTACACACGTGCCCGTACGTTCGTATCGTTGGGTGACCTTCGAAACTAAGAAACTCATTTACAAGCGaattttatgataatttttcataaatttaaattattcttccGTTTGCTTTGCGGACACAGAAATCGATGCATTTTAGATGCGCGCGTTGTCAACGTAGCATTTAAAACAATGCGGTACGCATGCGCTGTCAAGCCCGCCGTTTGCAATTGTGTGACCCTTAGACTGCTTCTGCTGGACATTAAGGCGCACGATCCCCACCCCCCGAGGACAGAAAGGACATTTGGCTTTCAGATTTCAGTGTGTCCGTTTTGTGTCCCGTGTACGGTCATTAGTCTCGTTCTGCTCGGTGCAACTTATAAAATCAGTACGCATATGGACGTGCCGCTTCAAACACGCACCGGCTTCGAACGACGCCGCATCACGTCGGTCACATGTGAGTGGTTATGGATTTTGTCTAGATTTTTACACGAAGTGTCGGTACTGTAAGAGTATTTTACTCTGTaaaagcagttttttttctttcttaaatTGTGTTTACTATTTCGGTGGATGAACAACATACTTGCTAGGGTTGTGTTATTGTGTGAGCGTGTGATTAAGTTTTCTCCGTTAGCTTGCCAGAACATAACGAGGCACAGGTGTTGGACGGGTAATTTGTCACGGAACGCCATTCGATGACAGCTAGAAACGTGACGAATGACAGAGAAATCCCGTTACGCCACCTCCTGCAGAGATCGTCGAAGCTTCTGGCGTGCATCATTGTATGCGCCTGCATCGCTGCAATACGCCGAACTACGTTTTATTAATCGTCATGCCTCTCCTGCAACATAGTTCCGTTTTCTAGGAATAAAAAACGGTTGATAGAGtgatgaggggggggggggggatgaggGTTAGAGGGAAGAGGGATAGGggagaagagagaaagatgaTAAATGATGCTAATGAATAACGACGGTtccttcgtttcgtttcgcacAGGTTGTACTCTCGGCCTGTTCCTCGTACTTCCagacgctgtttctcgaccatCCGGCCCGGCACCCGATCGTCATACTGAAGGACGTCCGTTTTGCCGAGCTGCGCACGCTGATTGAATTCATGTACAAGGGCGAGGTAAATGTCGAATACTGTCAGCTTTCGGCACTGCTAAAAACGGCCAAATCGCTCAAGGTAAGtgtaagcgtgtgtgtgtggttctggATTACTTTCCTTCTTCTATGTGTAAAGTCTTAGTTCAATCTCATCTTGTACATTGCTCGCTCTCTTTCACCGCCCTCCCATGAACAGGTCAAAGGTTTGACGGAAATGACAAATCAGAGCAGCCCGCTGACGGAGCCGAAACTAGAACCCGAACGACTCAGAccccacagcagcagccatggtgccggtggtggaggaggaggtggtagcagcagcaacaatggTGGAGGCAGCGCACTGGCCGCATCGGAGGCCATCCTTCCGACGAACCTGTCGACGACGTTCCCGTCGGCGACACTAGCGAGTAGCGgcagcggtggtggcggcggcggcggcggcagcagctcgtcctacatcaccaccacctccactaacactaccaccaccaccacctccacgaCCAGTGCCAGCAGTGAACCGGATGGTGGAGACAGGCGGTCCACGAGCTCGCCACCCCATCAGCACCACCTTCAGCATACGCAGCAGCAACCGGGAGAGCTACAGCAACAACCACacccgcatcatcatcactacccgcaccaccaacagcagcgtCTGAGTTCCTCCGGGTTGGGCAGTGCAGGTCAGGTCACCTCCGTAAGCTCgcacagtagcagtagtagtagtggcaacagcagcagtagtactaccaccactaccaccagcaGTAACATCAGCGGCGACCGTGTGACGGATCTGTCCACTACACTTGGCAAACACCGGTTCCTAGAGGCCAGCAGCACGGACGTTACCTCGCGCGTTACCACGAGTCGCCCGAAGCTATCGCCCACGTCCGAGGCGGTCGCGTCCATCGCCAGCACTACTACGCCCCTCTCACTTACCCGGAAGCACCGTGACACGCTCGGTGCGATTATCTCAGCCACCACAGCCTTATCCTCCTCATCATCGGCCACCGTATCTTCGTCGGCGCTGCACGGTGGCATCGGTGGTGGCAAAGCGTCGAGTTCCTCGTTTACGTCGGTCGCAGCACTagcagcaaccgcagcagCACCGACCTCAACTACAACAACCACCGCGGCAGCATTGGCCGGCGCGCTTAGCACTACTACGGTTATTCAAAGTCCTACTGCAtccggtgatggtggtagtgAAGGTGGCATACTCCCTTCGCAGCTGGCAGCTTCCGCTGTCAGTAGCGAGGACACCAGCAGTACGCCACTGATGCACGACCCGGACGAGGATGATGACGGACATCgggaacaacagcaacacccgCAGCATCACGATGAACCGACGGTGGAGGGGGACGGACGGGACACGCCAccaaccactaccaccaccaccacgctaGTTGCGGACGCTGAGGGTGACACTGGTTCGGTGTCTGCTGCGAGGCCTGCGATTtgcacaacaaccacaaccatTTCTAGCGGCACCAACCAAAgtgctcaccaccaccagtcggCGGGAATGGGGACGAGAGTAGGCTCGCCACCGTCCGGGAGCGGCGGAGATACGGACGAGCGGCCGGACGAACCGGACGAAACCCAGGTGACGGCAGTGGCATGTTCCTCCTCTACCTCGACCGTTGGCACCGAACAGCCGGTTCTtcctcccagcagcagcagcagtagtagcacgCCCGGCAATACAACGGCAAAGCACGAGAGCAGCTTCGCAACCGTTGCCTCATTGATTGCGGACAgtagtgctggtggtggtggtggtgatggtggcaccGGAAGTCCTACTCGACAGCGAAGTATGTCCCGTAGTCCGCTCGGTAGCGAATCGGAGGAGATACGACGCCCGCCAAGCACGATCAGCAGCACTGACATACTACCGATGGCAACCGATCTCCGTACGGCGGACGAGCATCAGccgcatcatcaccaccatcacccgcTACTGCTGCGGGATGTGGCGATGGTGCCAGCAGActacgatgatgacgatgaagaCGAGGAGAGTGACGAGGTGGACGATGGTGCGGCAGAGATGCTATTGGCGGCTGCCGCAGTTGCACAGGTAAGGCGGAAGAGCTCACACACCGCACGGCGCGGACTGTCTTCAAGTGTCttttttatccctttttttttagcATGTTGTTCGTGGTGAGGTACGTGAAGAAGGGGCAGATATCGGTACAAGCGTGGAAAGTGCAGGGCGACGTCGACGCGCCTTGACTGAAGAGGACGATGCGGAGGACGATCATCGCCAAcgacaccaccatcaccggacGACGGCTTCGACGCGAGCTGCCGGTGCAAACGATGACGATGTGGTGGTCCCCGAGGACATTGATGGCGATGAcgaggatgacgatgatgatgatgatgatgaggacgaCGATGGCGGTGGTCCGCACGATCTGCACATCGGCAGTACGGGCAGTACCGGGAGTGCCGGGAGCGggggcggtggcggcggtctGCTTGCCCAAAGTCgacatcaccagcaccacctgTTGCATCTGTCCTCGCATccgcaccaccagcaccaacagctCCAGCAACATCTGcaccaacatcagcagcagctagtGGCGGCAGAGTTGCTACGTTCCGCGGAACAGCAGCATCAGGCGCgtcagcggcagcagcaacgcaGGCGTCGCTCATCCGAAGATGGTGCTACGGGTCGgcaaaccaacaacagcagcagcgcgacgaacaacaacaacagcagtagcTTCAACAACAACTCAGACGACGAATATCAGCCGCCGATGAAGATCAAGAACGAAGTCGGTACGtaatgtttgctgttgcttggtGTCAGCGTAATATCGCACAATCCGAAACTAACCTCACTTTTTTCGCACGCTCTCCCTTTTGTTTGTTGGATTGCAGACTTTTCGGCGTTCTCCGGTCTCAACATGACGATAAATGCGGCGAGTGCAAATGCGAACCTGTCCGCAGCACTGAACTCATCGCCGACGGCCGGCCCCGGACCCATACTGCTCGCCACCGATCTGCGGCCAGCATCGCGCGGCGGTGTATCCGCGTCCAGTGCGGAAGCACTGACCGTCGGTAATGCCTCCGCCACTGCATCCTCCGCCTCCTCGGCCGCCCAGAGCGGGAGTAAGAATGGGGAGCAGCAGCGGGAGCGTGAGCGGGATCGCGAACGTGGCTCACCGCAGCATTCGCTgcaacatcaccaccagcgGACGGCCGTGGCTGCGGCGACGGCGGCCGCACTGGCTGTGTTTAACGCGAGCGGTCTCTCCAGCCCGCTGTCCGAACCGATCGCAGGACCATCCGGCATCATGGGACCGGTCCAGCAAGTGCCTCTGGTAGGTTTCATCACTCCAGCTTTGAATACCTAAAGAAAAGCGCCCAAAACTATGCAATCCGCGATACATAATCACACTCTTTGGACGGGAATTAatcatctttctctctctctctctctctctcgttcttctAGTCGCTGAAGAAGGAGATCGACTGGGGCGATGACAAGTCGTCGGGCGAAAGCTCACTGGACTTCCGTCACGCGCATGACTCGGTAAGTCGAACTGCAACAGAAGCAACTTGTGCGCTACCAACACAACCACTTCTATTTCCTTCGTTTTCGTGTCTACTCTTTGttttacgttttgttttccgtgttttggtttttcttcatACGTGCAATATCGCTGTGCCCGATCGCGCGCTCCCTCTCCTTTTCCGGAttcccaccaccccccccccccccccctccaaccCTACCCGAAAGAGGAACTGCGCTTTCGCACAACGATTGCTACTATATAGTGTGTGCTTagctgtgtctgtgtgtgtgtgtgttttcgttcaTTTTCGTGTATGCGTGTGCTGTATTCCTGTTGTTgtgtatttcttttttctgtgtgtgtgtgtgtgtgtgtgtgtgggagagagtgagagaaagatgGAGAGCTCGATCCTTAGCgctcttgctctctcgctcgctctcttcaTCTGACGGTTGTGTTCGGTGATGGCGTTGTACTTAAAATCGCCTGACAGCCGTGACCCAAGCTTTTTTTCTACTACGCTCAACGTCGTTGCTGTTATGTTATATGTATCTTTCGATGTATGTTTGTTGAGTgggtatctgtgtgtgtgttggattgGTTATTCACCAAAAGTCGGcccgcacacacatacgcactcACGGAACGCGGACGCATTGTTTTAGTGGGGAAATTTGGAACAGCGGACTTAACAGTGGGGGTGGGGTACGATGGAGCGCGCGCACCGATCATCAGCATATCTATTCGTGGCACCTACTTGTGTCACATCTCTTTATGTGTTTATCTCGGTATACATTCCATAGATCTTCAGTGTCCGTGTGTTCGTgtatgtttcttttcttcttgttaTTCGATGTTGTACCGCTCTTGAAGCACAGTGTTCAGCTGGATAgcattgtgtatgtgtgttgtgctAAAAGTCACgttgtatgtgtatgtgtgtgtttatacaATATATTAACTTCTCGCCGACGTATcgtcacacaacacacaaattgaagaattgATCCCTTTGTGAAGTGAGGGGGTCTCGCCATTTTGTACACACGACCGGCATTTTGTCGTCAACcattaagtgtgtgtgtgtttttttatttccttttttttattatgtgcTTCAACTTGGCATTACTTATACATAAGTGTCTCTAATTTATTTATCTgcgggtttgtgtgtgtgtgtgtgtgtgtgtcgtgcaTGTTGTTTTGATGGAATCTAGGTtctcgaacacacacacatacacggaaAGACAaatagaacacacacacaccaacaagaCCAGACCAGACCAGAGTTCTATGCTATTAATCAGGTCCTCCTCTTACTCTTCATTCTACCTAATGAATTCATCAACAATATTCCCAAATaattgcacaaacacacacacacacacgtttacAAAAGGAAGTGTCATCCTACAGATGACACAGTATGTGTAACACTGGAGTCTACTAACGTACAATTCTTCAACATTTAGTCTCGATGACCACCTGTCATAGTGACAGCTTAGCATTGGAACAGATAATGGCCTCCATTATGCGGAAGTTTTCCTGCACTTTCCGTCACATCGTATGATGATATtgatttgatgatgatgaagtaaaaataacataaattttaaatattctcGCGATAAATTGGTTCCTCTCAGTCCAATGTCCGGGGTAAGAGATGGGACTCTCCATCAACATCTGCCTAGATGTCCTTCAAAGTAGCATTAGGAAGGAAAGAGAGGTGTCAAGAGGTTTGAGGGGGAAGGATGAGCGAGGCAGATGCGTTACACGGTTTacacttccacacacacacacactgacataCAGACTCTCAGATTTCTTTGTTGTGAACCTGTTGTTGTGAACTCTCGATGTTTTCTTCCGACTTAGTTTGattatgtttttcttcgtcgttttcctttttttgttttgtgcattACAATTGGAATGTTGCTGTTTTATATTGacgttttttcgtttttagtAAATCATCTTGACACTTTGCATGCATCCTTGTTGTTCCTTGTCCCCTTATTTTCATGTTGTTTAGTTTtcttcatttaattttaattaaaaatcgaAAATTTGTTAAGTGTATTTGCTCCGTGGTATATtcatgtttgtgtttgtgtatgtgtaagGCAtcctgtttgttgtgtttacAGAGTATAAAGCATTCTTCAGGTTTTTGGTACATATCCAACCGTTTTTCTCTCGCTGGTTCTGTGGTTTTTCCAAATGTTCCGTACGCACCTGGAGAAAAATTCTCCCCACACCCTTTTGCGACGAAACTTAACCTGCGACACGAAAATTCTGTCACTAATAATAAAGTCCGACTCTCATGCAGACACAACACCACCCGCACACGCAAAGCCAATTCACGTACGGCATCAATCACTGGCACGATTCGCTTCGCCTTGTGCCCTGATGCTTCGTCCTCGCACAGAGACAGTCGTGTTGTAGATCCTTTTGAAAAGTCCTCTTCtcaacccccctcccccttttctCCCCCTTTGCTCTTGCTCTCCCCGCCTGATTGTCTCGTTCTGAGTCTCTCACTTCTGTGTGCATTTAATATTGTCATTTTTCAATGACGTTACAAGCTCAGCTTCAGCACGTTCTCTATTGAACTGATGACTGATGGACTGacgaaaaatatttcaaatattctACCTCCCACCTGGTCTCTTCCTTCCCCCCCTTACGTGAGTCATCttttcccccgaaaaaaaacacgaaattgACGTGTCCGGTGATAGCGCAAGGTAGAGTGACTCTTCTGCTGCTCGCTGTAAGCTTTTTGGCATGTGCAACGGTGCATTTTCCATCAGTTTCCTTTTCGACGACCACCTGCTCTGTCAGGTcgggacgtgtgtgtgtgtgtgtgtgtgtgtgtgtgttgtatccGTCCGTCAACCGATTGTCAATTCATCCGCCACTTCAACTCCAAACATGTTCCTTCTGGCGCGTTTGCCGGGTTGCATACATTCCGGCGTAACGAGTAGCTTTCAggcaaaaatgggaaaaattaaATAGTAATACGGGAGCGGGGGGAGAAACTCCATGATCTGGTTGTTGGTCTGGTGTGTACATTAGGACAAAATGGAATAACGATATTATCTGCATAAAagcatacagacacacacacaaattattGTACGCCTTTTGTTGCTTCAATAGAATCGTCTGCGCTCTCTATGACAATCGAATCGATTGGGATTCAAACAAGACACCTCCGAATTTCCcaaaatttgattgttttggaTCCATCCGGTCCGGTGATAACACTTGAAGATTAGCATCCTCTCAATTTCGCACACGCTAAAAGCGATTGAATTGTTCCGTCCCAAACGCCGGAGCGAATGTCTTTTCGGCTGTAATTGAAGATGCGGAAGAGATAGCATTCGGCAGGATTACTCTGTTGGCTGTTGTCTACCTTTCCAATAGGTATCTTAACAAAACCTGGTGtatccatttttgtttgtttgaggaGGGAGTTGATGACTCTCTATTTCAACGGGAATACTCGTACACCGATCCGTTGTTGAGCGATTGAGAGTCTTTCCCATCGGCGCAATCGAAGAGTTGTGTTACACTCATGTGTCTTctgatggaaagaaaaaaccatcTGCCTTTCAGTCTATCCGGTGGTGATAGGTGGAGATAGGAGCCGTTAGGGAATGTCTGGAAAGGGGTTTTTTCCCAACACCAACTCCTCCAACCAGCTGTATGTAGCATTTTTAGAACCAATTGGTtcgatgctttttttttttgctggatgAGGAAAAACTGTTCACGCTATCCCGTACGCAACTAACCTtacctaacacacacacacacacacatgaaggGCACTCTATAATCCTACGTGATGAAGGTCGACAATAGGGAAAATCACGCAAACCACCCCCCACTCCCCAGCCcttctgggggggggggggggggggggggcgagtgTGAGAAGAAGGGGAACCGTCGGTGATAGGATGCGATTGCCACGAATCGGTTCCATGTATTATTCATCATTTAATTAGTTTtacaaaagttttccatttgttCGTGCCTCTCTCGGCCGACAATGATGGTCCCCCGAGTACAGGATGGCAGGGGCGAGCGGGGGTCGGTCGGAAGCGTTGGAGCAattctttaaatattttaactcgcaacgtttgtttgctgttgcgtCGTGCGCTGTGTAAGCTTTGCCAATGCACTTAATGCACTCGTGTTCGCGTATGCGTGTTTGATTATCACATACTCACATACatcaccagcacacacacgcaatcgGGCTTTATCCTTCGCACTGTGTGTTAATAGCCATTCCTATACGGCGATTGTTAGATTTAGGAAACGTCATGTTTACCGTAACTGATTACATGGCTTTACTTTCCCGTGTAACGTAGTGCCACCAACACTCACCTCctgtctgcttcttcttttcgaTTCCTATGTTTTGCAGACCGattattaaaaagaaaaaaaattcacaaagagCAAACATATGTACACTCTCGCTTAAGCAGACGAAGTACAAATGCGTACAAAATTGACATGAAAcccaaagaagaaaattggaaagCCTAAAAATGAGCTCCGTAATACGttgaaagacaaaaaaatagtGTTTTACTTGCCGTTACAAATATGCCCAAAAATAAGGCccaattaacaaaaaaaataattttgttaCTAGGtttacatacatttaggcgccaattaaactttttttgaACACATTTAGACGTTAATTgaacattttgattttttctaaTTAATCAACGACTACTATTATAAAAAGTTTCTTCTGATAAAAAAATGCCAATTGAAAAAGCAGCAGTTTGTCATGCGAAATGCATACATTTAGATGTTTCtggtaaacttaagaaagtttttatttgttttacaaaTCTATCTCCTTCTATTGTAAGTTACgatgaaacaaacaaattattcAACTACAAATCGTTTTTTGGAAAACCATTTTGTGTCTAGCTTTGCAGCTATTCAGGCGCTTATTTTGtaagcgcctaaaagtatacAGCTCGGGATACACATGCTGGAaatgcttgctttttttttcttcttactgTGGATTGCTGTTCAATGTTATTGGGGTTTTTTGCTTCGCGTGCCGTTACTTCAACGACTGTGAGGGATGACGCACACGCGACAATGACATTAGCGTACGACCTAACCGTGCAAAAGGAAGGTTGAAAAAAAGAACcacaaaccacaacaacaacacctaAAGAACACCGAGTAGGTAGGGGTTAGCGGGCAGGGAGCGAGTGTATCGCGTACCGAACCTACCCTAAGCGAAAACGCCGTACACCCTTTCGCTTTGTAGGTGACTCACCCATACGGAGgtattctgtgtgtgtgcatgcatTTCGAGTTAGTCGCAACATCGCAACAGAATTACGAAACGATTACGATTGAGGTGTGGAGTGTGGTGCGCCCGATAGGACGTCGAAAATGGGGAACCAATTTGGAGGTTAGGGATGATGGATGGGCGATGGAAGAGATGGAAAGAGGATGGGAAAAGCAAACCTCCCACCTGGTTTGGCTTGGGGGGTGAGGGTATGTTGTGTGGTgtcaatcgatcgattggcGTAGTCGCGCGACGCCGACTAAACACAATTGATGATTTCACtcgatttgtttcaattgaAATGAATA encodes:
- the LOC118508670 gene encoding serine-rich adhesin for platelets isoform X1: MGSDHYCLRWNNHQSNLLGVFSQLLQDESLVDVTLACSEGTSIRAHKVVLSACSSYFQTLFLDHPARHPIVILKDVRFAELRTLIEFMYKGEVNVEYCQLSALLKTAKSLKVKGLTEMTNQSSPLTEPKLEPERLRPHSSSHGAGGGGGGGSSSNNGGGSALAASEAILPTNLSTTFPSATLASSGSGGGGGGGGSSSSYITTTSTNTTTTTTSTTSASSEPDGGDRRSTSSPPHQHHLQHTQQQPGELQQQPHPHHHHYPHHQQQRLSSSGLGSAGQVTSVSSHSSSSSSGNSSSSTTTTTTSSNISGDRVTDLSTTLGKHRFLEASSTDVTSRVTTSRPKLSPTSEAVASIASTTTPLSLTRKHRDTLGAIISATTALSSSSSATVSSSALHGGIGGGKASSSSFTSVAALAATAAAPTSTTTTTAAALAGALSTTTVIQSPTASGDGGSEGGILPSQLAASAVSSEDTSSTPLMHDPDEDDDGHREQQQHPQHHDEPTVEGDGRDTPPTTTTTTTLVADAEGDTGSVSAARPAICTTTTTISSGTNQSAHHHQSAGMGTRVGSPPSGSGGDTDERPDEPDETQVTAVACSSSTSTVGTEQPVLPPSSSSSSSTPGNTTAKHESSFATVASLIADSSAGGGGGDGGTGSPTRQRSMSRSPLGSESEEIRRPPSTISSTDILPMATDLRTADEHQPHHHHHHPLLLRDVAMVPADYDDDDEDEESDEVDDGAAEMLLAAAAVAQHVVRGEVREEGADIGTSVESAGRRRRALTEEDDAEDDHRQRHHHHRTTASTRAAGANDDDVVVPEDIDGDDEDDDDDDDDEDDDGGGPHDLHIGSTGSTGSAGSGGGGGGLLAQSRHHQHHLLHLSSHPHHQHQQLQQHLHQHQQQLVAAELLRSAEQQHQARQRQQQRRRRSSEDGATGRQTNNSSSATNNNNSSSFNNNSDDEYQPPMKIKNEVDFSAFSGLNMTINAASANANLSAALNSSPTAGPGPILLATDLRPASRGGVSASSAEALTVGNASATASSASSAAQSGSKNGEQQRERERDRERGSPQHSLQHHHQRTAVAAATAAALAVFNASGLSSPLSEPIAGPSGIMGPVQQVPLSLKKEIDWGDDKSSGESSLDFRHAHDSTLGRFLVGQSGYPRSGIKSAPPAGIIGFPGAAVGAIPFVFPFAPLGLGLFDTDPQRLLSMLHHQSALAEEALRYRSLLFGSAAGDGGPTGSPAATSSHAPLLDDCKEPLNLHTTTATTTSTTSTGHTYDHQEKGSKLAGTSPKVAMTMIRVRDGLTKEGFRNGGGEDLLLRKPPHPPPPTPSTATSSSFAPSSSSSSSTCDEALALFHDVHQLSGGSPTPATSGGTPSPATDTKCHICMANFPSVWLLEQHSALQHPHLTIHDDKPYLCGLCGQKSRYACCRYRTVLAKHHRTEPGGRSRVPADKLFTCDVCGMQFRYLKSFKKHRLNHALERLHGKKGTGAVGTSSADSEPAVSSTNEGNEGVAAASSGMVADLRSLTACTDADTENLVGDGGPEKTTPAAVSSEMPGSSTRTGGEEQDDTVSDSALNNQSATAADSAGTGEDTQPKITSSSATSTTRSAPTCHSNGISANQCTNGGGSATVGSCQANSSSTGGRIVQSPMETAANEALLTGELKRYQAASVAAVAAAAHHHASVVRSMEAESSSAHAPGASSNSSGGGGGGGSSGGCTSGGVHQHGLPPSGNPATGPNSLSHTLNSLINAETIPHHRLLGLDPQEASILNFLRVDAAEKQRDRRFACPFCGKCVRSKENLKLHVRKHTGERPFVCLFCGRAFGGKSDLTRHLRIHTGERPYHCEACGKCFARADYLSKHLTTHVHQLSPRP
- the LOC118508670 gene encoding serine-rich adhesin for platelets isoform X2 → MGSDHYCLRWNNHQSNLLGVFSQLLQDESLVDVTLACSEGTSIRAHKVVLSACSSYFQTLFLDHPARHPIVILKDVRFAELRTLIEFMYKGEVNVEYCQLSALLKTAKSLKVKGLTEMTNQSSPLTEPKLEPERLRPHSSSHGAGGGGGGGSSSNNGGGSALAASEAILPTNLSTTFPSATLASSGSGGGGGGGGSSSSYITTTSTNTTTTTTSTTSASSEPDGGDRRSTSSPPHQHHLQHTQQQPGELQQQPHPHHHHYPHHQQQRLSSSGLGSAGQVTSVSSHSSSSSSGNSSSSTTTTTTSSNISGDRVTDLSTTLGKHRFLEASSTDVTSRVTTSRPKLSPTSEAVASIASTTTPLSLTRKHRDTLGAIISATTALSSSSSATVSSSALHGGIGGGKASSSSFTSVAALAATAAAPTSTTTTTAAALAGALSTTTVIQSPTASGDGGSEGGILPSQLAASAVSSEDTSSTPLMHDPDEDDDGHREQQQHPQHHDEPTVEGDGRDTPPTTTTTTTLVADAEGDTGSVSAARPAICTTTTTISSGTNQSAHHHQSAGMGTRVGSPPSGSGGDTDERPDEPDETQVTAVACSSSTSTVGTEQPVLPPSSSSSSSTPGNTTAKHESSFATVASLIADSSAGGGGGDGGTGSPTRQRSMSRSPLGSESEEIRRPPSTISSTDILPMATDLRTADEHQPHHHHHHPLLLRDVAMVPADYDDDDEDEESDEVDDGAAEMLLAAAAVAQHVVRGEVREEGADIGTSVESAGRRRRALTEEDDAEDDHRQRHHHHRTTASTRAAGANDDDVVVPEDIDGDDEDDDDDDDDEDDDGGGPHDLHIGSTGSTGSAGSGGGGGGLLAQSRHHQHHLLHLSSHPHHQHQQLQQHLHQHQQQLVAAELLRSAEQQHQARQRQQQRRRRSSEDGATGRQTNNSSSATNNNNSSSFNNNSDDEYQPPMKIKNEVDFSAFSGLNMTINAASANANLSAALNSSPTAGPGPILLATDLRPASRGGVSASSAEALTVGNASATASSASSAAQSGSKNGEQQRERERDRERGSPQHSLQHHHQRTAVAAATAAALAVFNASGLSSPLSEPIAGPSGIMGPVQQVPLSLKKEIDWGDDKSSGESSLDFRHAHDSEASEGLHGSVGGIGVGGGVSAGSGGMGALSGAANSSSSGVGSGGILGLCTTTTTHGSGGDGVSVSGRRSAGSGSGGVSGKDSSGPTAATSAASSGAAGGSGNVSSSGGAGSGGGGGGGGGPPGLLAAVDHPHSHAHQHHHQQQHHHHHHQGGSGGGGVGGSVTSVAAAAAAAAGLPVHTCMYCGVTFHNQNKLTRHILSHSLESLKFREATHLIHPHLALRHELTQVALAAQQAQSPSPSQLPSPHYGHHRGSGGPPTLEQMLDPAEAMAELELAAVLASQPVGGLGLGPVVGGGGNPLTGGGGLGSDQGNNVVLCKFCGKSFPDVTSLITHLPVHTGDRPFKCEYCGKAFKLRHHMKDHCRVHTGERPFRCGMCGKTFSRSTILKAHEKTHYPKYARKFLTSPPPIDGKDDSPQ